The following are encoded in a window of Flavobacterium cupriresistens genomic DNA:
- a CDS encoding tyrosine-type recombinase/integrase — translation MTKLKIEDFLLQNYSEQTVKSYMFAINHFLVMNPKAKRYKYRNIVEYMEEIGKQQTNAKYRVVILSAIKKYYDFLIMSGYREDHPCRKLNIKVNSNQAVQVQDLFSSEELQLLMTRENRYENLDTRNSVLLNLLIYQGLTSDEIIRLNVQDIDLDAGTIYIKASSNLNNRRLQLLAKQILLFSKYINEVRPRMLRSATDKLIITKLGKSIAVNSIHAMIEPLKPLFPDKNLNPKTIRMSVICNWLNEEKLALEHVQELAGHKWPGTTEKYFKADSLQQRELINRFFPL, via the coding sequence ATGACTAAACTCAAAATTGAAGATTTCCTGCTCCAGAACTACAGCGAGCAGACCGTAAAGAGCTACATGTTTGCCATTAATCACTTTTTAGTGATGAACCCCAAAGCCAAACGATACAAATACAGGAATATCGTTGAATACATGGAAGAAATCGGAAAGCAACAGACAAATGCCAAATATCGGGTCGTTATCCTTTCAGCTATCAAGAAATACTACGATTTTCTGATTATGAGCGGTTACAGAGAAGACCATCCCTGCAGGAAGCTCAATATCAAGGTCAACAGCAATCAGGCTGTGCAGGTTCAGGATTTGTTCAGCTCAGAAGAACTTCAACTGCTAATGACCCGTGAGAACAGATATGAGAATCTGGATACACGAAACAGCGTTCTTTTGAATCTGCTGATTTATCAAGGTTTAACCAGCGATGAGATTATACGGCTCAATGTTCAGGATATTGATTTGGATGCAGGAACTATCTACATCAAAGCATCCAGCAACCTCAACAACAGAAGACTGCAACTGCTGGCAAAGCAGATACTGCTGTTCTCCAAGTACATCAATGAAGTCAGACCCAGAATGCTCAGAAGCGCAACCGATAAGCTGATTATTACAAAGCTTGGAAAATCCATCGCAGTGAACAGCATCCACGCCATGATTGAGCCGTTAAAACCGTTGTTTCCAGACAAGAATCTCAACCCGAAGACCATCCGCATGAGCGTTATCTGCAATTGGCTGAATGAAGAGAAACTAGCTCTGGAACATGTTCAGGAGCTTGCGGGTCATAAGTGGCCTGGTACTACAGAGAAGTATTTTAAAGCGGACAGCCTGCAACAGCGGGAACTGATTAATAGGTTTTTTCCTCTTTAA
- a CDS encoding DUF6443 domain-containing protein, protein MKKYIFSFVLILLVAVGHAQIATPMAAPPGGGGDDRLYTWYYDEDGDGFGDPNNSIIRATKPTGYVSNDNDCNDNQILIHPNTLWYKDVDGDGFGAGTVTIQGCVKPVGYINNNTDCNDNNFSIKPTTVWYKDGDGDGFGATTPTLTQCTQPVGYVSNSSDYNDSTGNITNIAPQTFYRDADKDTFGNPAISVLYSVKPDGYVTNKTDCNDSDITINPNTKWYADAELDGLGDPAVFVTQCTAPAGNYVRNNTDYCPLLDGTSPDCSTILSPSTENYVITKTYKERTSSVIKSPSVSQVQTNITYFDGLGRPMQQIANKQSANGKDIITPIVYDAFGRQLREYLPYEASSVNLAFADQAASNAVSFYSSSEYANTTNPFSEKQLESSPLNRVLKQAAPGASWAMNSGHEIKLEYQTNTATEVKLYKATATWDVALGLFKTAFSQPGNYPANELVKTITYDENTTAAPTETAGSTVEFKDKEGKVVLKRTYESGTKYDTYYVYDLYGNLTYVIPPKADAVVDDAVLKGLCYQYKYDYRNRLVEKKLPGKEWEFIVYDKLDRPVATGPALSPFKDDTSIGWLITKYDALGRPIYTGWNNVSTTSAARKALQDAQNAATVLFETKQTSGTIDGVSVNYSNLIEPKTFKLLTVNYYDNYVYPNVPVIPTTIESQTVLKNVKTLPTGSWIRVPTTALAILGELNTTFYDEKARPISSYTLNHLGGSTVTDSKIDYSGKPFYTITKHKRTSGITVMTIREDFTYSSEDRLLTHTHQINGGAVQLMAENKYDALGQLQSKKVGNTASVPLQKVDYSYNIRGWLTEINKTDNLQQDTDPKDLFTFKLNYNTVGTGIANVIPLYNGNIAETFWRTGSDNIERAYGYQYDKLNRLKNAIYEKNQLTTDAYNESLTYDKNGNILSLARNGDIDPQLGPIQTDNLAYTYLPNSNQLVKVVDNSNNTSGFNDFNKTGDDYTYDVNGNLITDKNKNITAITYNHLNLPKKITFGTTGSIEYIYNATGQKLEKIVNETGKPAITTNYLESFQYKDNILEFFPMAEGYVKTTNGALSYVFQYKDHLDNTRVSYAKNPITNVLEIIEEDNYYPFGLKHKGYNNTVVSSNKYKYNSKEFQDELGLGLYDYGWRNYDPAIGRWINPDPLLNDLKFNFDDSQVDEDDDDEVLEAIVTKIDTGGGIYNPDNLNPYGYGYDNPVSFADPDGRCPICPFIPLAMLLFASEPAMAPTKDHAGDSRKMSEAKEAKGAMILSTIPIARGASALNRLSNATKGKSTIKENAEKGKKWEKEVTKQLKEEGHENVGEQITVSPNDGKGGTTPNVRLDNMSKKDGKIKLTDAKSSKTAGNTKNQKVGYPAIEAHGGTVVGNKGAAHGYPAGTKIPPTKVDIIRPK, encoded by the coding sequence ATGAAGAAATATATATTTAGTTTTGTATTGATTCTACTCGTTGCAGTAGGACATGCTCAAATAGCAACTCCAATGGCTGCTCCACCGGGCGGTGGCGGAGATGACAGACTCTATACCTGGTATTACGATGAGGATGGAGATGGTTTTGGTGATCCCAATAATAGCATCATAAGAGCTACTAAGCCTACTGGCTATGTTTCCAATGATAACGATTGCAATGACAATCAAATACTGATACACCCCAATACATTATGGTACAAAGATGTTGATGGAGACGGATTTGGTGCGGGTACGGTTACTATACAAGGCTGTGTCAAGCCTGTTGGTTACATCAACAACAATACCGATTGTAATGATAACAATTTTTCAATAAAACCCACTACCGTTTGGTACAAAGATGGTGATGGCGACGGATTTGGCGCAACCACTCCAACATTGACACAATGTACGCAACCCGTTGGTTATGTTTCTAATTCTTCTGATTACAATGATAGCACCGGCAATATAACCAACATTGCCCCGCAAACTTTTTACAGGGATGCAGATAAGGATACCTTTGGTAATCCCGCTATAAGTGTTTTATACAGTGTAAAACCCGATGGGTATGTTACTAATAAAACAGATTGTAACGATTCTGATATTACAATAAACCCTAATACCAAATGGTACGCAGATGCAGAACTCGATGGATTAGGTGATCCTGCTGTTTTTGTAACCCAGTGTACCGCTCCGGCAGGGAATTATGTACGAAACAATACTGATTATTGTCCTTTATTAGATGGTACAAGCCCGGATTGTTCCACTATACTTTCTCCATCCACTGAAAATTATGTTATTACCAAAACCTATAAAGAACGAACTTCTTCTGTTATAAAATCCCCTTCTGTCAGTCAGGTTCAAACCAATATAACCTATTTTGACGGACTTGGGCGACCAATGCAACAAATAGCCAACAAACAATCGGCAAACGGAAAAGATATTATCACTCCTATTGTTTATGATGCATTTGGGCGACAGCTTCGTGAATATCTGCCTTATGAGGCCAGTTCTGTCAATTTAGCTTTTGCCGATCAGGCAGCATCAAATGCCGTTTCTTTTTACAGTTCTTCTGAGTATGCGAATACAACAAACCCTTTTTCAGAAAAGCAACTTGAGTCATCCCCTTTAAACCGGGTTTTAAAACAAGCAGCTCCCGGGGCTTCCTGGGCTATGAATAGTGGTCATGAAATAAAACTCGAATATCAGACCAATACCGCTACAGAAGTAAAATTGTATAAGGCAACAGCTACTTGGGATGTCGCTCTTGGACTCTTTAAAACTGCTTTTTCGCAGCCCGGAAATTATCCTGCCAACGAGTTAGTAAAAACGATAACTTACGATGAAAACACCACGGCTGCTCCAACAGAGACTGCCGGTTCTACCGTAGAATTTAAAGACAAGGAAGGTAAAGTGGTTCTAAAGAGAACCTATGAATCGGGTACTAAATACGATACCTATTACGTATACGATTTGTATGGAAATCTAACCTATGTTATTCCTCCCAAAGCGGATGCTGTTGTAGACGACGCTGTTCTAAAGGGTTTATGTTACCAATACAAATACGACTACAGAAACCGACTGGTAGAAAAGAAACTGCCGGGCAAAGAATGGGAGTTTATTGTTTACGACAAATTAGACAGACCCGTTGCCACTGGCCCTGCCCTGTCCCCTTTTAAAGACGATACTTCTATCGGCTGGTTGATTACCAAATACGATGCGTTGGGGCGTCCCATTTATACCGGATGGAACAATGTCAGTACTACTTCTGCCGCCCGAAAAGCACTTCAGGATGCACAAAATGCCGCTACGGTTTTGTTTGAGACCAAACAGACTTCAGGGACTATAGATGGTGTTAGTGTAAACTACAGCAATCTAATAGAGCCAAAAACATTTAAACTCTTGACTGTCAATTATTACGATAATTATGTTTATCCTAATGTTCCGGTAATACCTACTACTATAGAAAGTCAGACGGTTCTTAAAAATGTAAAGACACTGCCTACAGGAAGCTGGATTAGGGTTCCAACTACTGCTCTGGCCATTTTGGGAGAACTCAATACTACTTTTTATGATGAAAAAGCACGTCCTATAAGTTCTTATACTTTAAATCATTTGGGAGGTAGTACAGTAACCGACAGTAAAATTGATTATTCCGGGAAGCCTTTTTATACAATTACAAAACACAAACGTACTTCCGGCATTACGGTAATGACAATAAGAGAGGATTTTACCTACTCATCTGAGGATCGTTTGCTAACCCATACGCATCAGATTAATGGAGGCGCAGTTCAGCTCATGGCTGAAAATAAGTATGATGCCTTGGGGCAACTGCAAAGTAAAAAGGTAGGAAATACAGCAAGTGTTCCTTTACAAAAAGTAGATTATAGCTATAATATACGAGGTTGGCTTACAGAAATTAACAAGACCGATAATCTGCAACAAGATACAGATCCGAAGGATTTGTTTACGTTTAAACTCAATTACAATACCGTTGGTACCGGTATTGCAAATGTAATCCCTTTGTACAATGGTAATATAGCCGAAACATTCTGGAGAACGGGTTCCGATAATATCGAACGTGCCTATGGGTATCAATACGATAAACTAAACCGCTTAAAAAATGCGATTTACGAAAAGAACCAATTGACTACCGATGCCTACAATGAGAGTTTAACGTACGATAAAAACGGAAATATTTTATCCTTAGCCCGTAACGGAGATATTGATCCCCAACTGGGGCCTATACAAACTGATAATTTAGCCTACACCTATCTGCCAAATTCCAATCAGCTTGTTAAGGTTGTGGACAATAGCAACAATACCAGTGGTTTTAATGATTTTAATAAGACGGGGGATGACTATACCTACGATGTCAATGGTAATCTGATTACCGACAAGAACAAAAATATTACAGCCATCACTTACAACCATCTTAATTTACCTAAGAAAATTACTTTTGGTACAACAGGCAGTATTGAGTATATTTACAACGCTACAGGACAAAAACTAGAGAAAATTGTAAATGAAACAGGGAAACCTGCTATAACTACAAATTATCTGGAAAGTTTTCAGTATAAAGATAATATACTGGAGTTTTTTCCAATGGCAGAAGGGTATGTAAAGACTACCAATGGTGCACTTTCGTATGTATTTCAGTACAAAGATCATTTAGACAATACAAGGGTAAGTTATGCTAAAAACCCAATTACAAACGTTCTTGAGATTATTGAGGAGGATAATTATTATCCGTTTGGATTAAAACACAAGGGATACAATAATACAGTTGTTTCGTCAAATAAGTATAAGTATAATTCGAAAGAGTTCCAAGACGAGTTGGGACTTGGACTTTATGATTATGGTTGGAGAAATTACGACCCAGCAATTGGTAGATGGATTAATCCTGACCCACTATTAAACGATTTGAAGTTTAATTTTGATGACAGCCAAGTTGACGAAGACGACGACGATGAAGTTTTAGAAGCAATAGTGACAAAAATAGATACTGGAGGAGGAATTTACAATCCAGATAATCTAAATCCTTATGGATATGGTTATGATAATCCAGTAAGTTTTGCTGACCCAGATGGGAGATGCCCTATTTGTCCATTTATTCCACTTGCCATGTTACTCTTTGCTTCCGAGCCTGCTATGGCTCCTACTAAAGACCATGCAGGAGATTCAAGAAAGATGTCTGAAGCAAAAGAAGCAAAAGGAGCAATGATATTATCAACGATTCCGATAGCTAGAGGTGCTTCTGCACTTAATAGACTTTCTAATGCTACAAAAGGTAAATCAACGATAAAAGAAAACGCAGAGAAAGGTAAAAAATGGGAAAAAGAAGTGACAAAACAACTGAAAGAAGAAGGTCATGAAAATGTTGGAGAGCAAATTACCGTAAGTCCGAACGATGGAAAAGGTGGAACAACACCAAATGTCCGATTGGATAACATGAGTAAAAAAGACGGTAAAATTAAGCTTACAGATGCGAAATCATCAAAAACTGCGGGTAATACAAAAAATCAAAAGGTCGGTTATCCTGCAATTGAAGCACATGGCGGTACTGTAGTCGGAAATAAAGGAGCCGCTCACGGTTACCCAGCAGGTACTAAAATACCACCAACAAAAGTAGATATTATAAGACCTAAGTAA
- a CDS encoding helix-turn-helix transcriptional regulator — translation MSEEFLIKLGDNINARAKAKFKTNLEFASACEIDEASIRRILKGKQNFSIKIFLRICTALDIKMSELLSEQNL, via the coding sequence ATGTCAGAAGAATTTTTAATAAAGTTAGGCGATAACATAAATGCCAGAGCCAAAGCTAAGTTCAAAACTAATTTGGAGTTTGCATCTGCGTGTGAAATTGATGAAGCAAGCATCAGACGCATATTGAAAGGAAAACAGAACTTTTCGATTAAAATCTTTTTAAGAATCTGCACCGCTCTTGACATTAAAATGTCTGAACTTCTTTCAGAACAAAACCTGTAG
- a CDS encoding tyrosine-type recombinase/integrase, with translation MALKGQKTTSDFLEWEKMQTIVLKLERDNDLKFALLIATGSYIGLRISDLLQLRWNQVLNQDYFTITEKKTQKTRKVTINPELQSILSRLFVQLKASESDLMFANRSGDKAFSIQYVNSKLKDIFAKYKVRGQYSSHFMRKTLGRRVWEVNKYSDQALLLLSQLFNHSNVSTTKIYLGIREQEISNLYLSV, from the coding sequence ATGGCATTAAAAGGACAAAAGACAACAAGTGATTTTTTAGAGTGGGAGAAGATGCAGACCATCGTTTTGAAACTGGAGCGGGACAATGACCTGAAATTTGCGCTACTCATTGCAACGGGTTCTTATATTGGTCTTAGAATTTCTGACCTGCTTCAACTAAGATGGAATCAGGTTTTGAATCAGGATTACTTCACCATAACGGAGAAGAAGACCCAAAAGACCAGAAAAGTGACCATCAACCCAGAACTGCAGAGCATCCTGAGCCGTCTGTTTGTTCAGCTCAAAGCAAGCGAAAGCGATTTGATGTTCGCAAACCGCTCTGGAGACAAGGCGTTCAGCATCCAGTATGTGAACAGCAAGCTGAAAGATATTTTTGCCAAATACAAAGTGCGTGGTCAGTATTCAAGCCATTTTATGAGAAAAACCTTAGGCAGAAGAGTCTGGGAGGTTAATAAGTATAGTGACCAAGCTTTGCTGTTGCTATCTCAATTATTCAACCATTCGAATGTTTCGACCACTAAAATCTATCTTGGAATTAGAGAACAGGAAATCAGTAACTTGTATTTGAGTGTTTAA
- a CDS encoding HsdM family class I SAM-dependent methyltransferase, translating to MAKKEILTDLWVYEMLKEANVDLHPQGSNIKEIDNALKSASKAGTGKVGFPEYCGVVKDFVLLIENKSDVSLHFKRNEKDLICNEIPSVKNYAVNGALFYGKHLAQKTNYKKFIVFGVSGNEKRHKITPIFIDERGGYKELDDVETFTLFNEKNIDEYYTKNILKEQTPEDKTTEEILKDAKNLHEDLRNYGSIQDKDKPLIVSGILLALREMEHKGFSIESLTGDQSTTDGEKIYEAIEKNLKRANVSPQVKKDKLLSQFLVIKDTKAINEENEYLKKTPLKHFTDFLYENIYKNIKYIQSAEDYLGRFYGEFMSYSGGDGQSLGIVLTPKHVTELFCDLVELKPSDSILDPCCGTAGFLIASMHNMLQKTDSPEEQKNIRKNQLHGLELQPYMFTIATTNMILRGDGKSNLEQEDFLKFNSSLLQEKGCTIGMMNPPYSMGSKNNTNLYEINFTEHLLNSIVQDGKVIVIVPQSSMTGKTKEEQAIKENILKHHTLEGVITLNKNTFYGVGTNPCIAVFTAGVPHYKDKKVKFINFENDGFEVQKHRGLVETIHAKDKKQHLLDVWFNRIEAETKFCVKTTIEPEDEWLHSFYYFNDEIPNADDFEKTIANYLTFELNMVLQGKQYLFDN from the coding sequence ATGGCAAAAAAAGAAATATTAACAGATTTGTGGGTTTATGAGATGCTTAAAGAAGCAAATGTTGATTTACACCCACAAGGCAGTAACATTAAAGAAATCGATAATGCTTTAAAATCAGCATCAAAAGCGGGTACAGGTAAAGTTGGTTTTCCAGAATATTGCGGAGTTGTAAAAGATTTTGTTTTACTTATTGAAAATAAATCAGATGTATCATTACATTTTAAGAGAAACGAAAAAGACTTAATTTGTAACGAGATACCTAGTGTGAAGAATTACGCTGTAAATGGTGCTTTGTTTTATGGAAAACATTTGGCTCAAAAGACTAATTACAAAAAATTCATAGTCTTTGGAGTTTCAGGAAACGAAAAAAGACACAAAATAACGCCTATATTTATTGATGAAAGAGGTGGGTACAAAGAACTTGACGACGTAGAAACGTTTACACTTTTCAATGAAAAAAATATTGATGAATACTACACAAAAAACATACTTAAAGAACAGACACCAGAGGATAAAACAACAGAAGAAATTCTAAAGGATGCCAAAAATTTACATGAAGATTTAAGAAATTATGGCAGTATTCAAGACAAAGATAAACCACTTATAGTTTCGGGTATACTTTTGGCATTGAGGGAAATGGAACATAAAGGTTTCAGTATTGAAAGTCTTACTGGTGACCAATCTACAACTGATGGCGAAAAAATATACGAGGCCATTGAAAAAAACTTAAAAAGAGCTAATGTTTCTCCTCAAGTAAAAAAGGATAAATTACTTAGCCAATTTTTGGTGATAAAAGACACCAAAGCTATCAATGAAGAAAATGAATATTTAAAGAAAACGCCCTTAAAGCACTTTACAGATTTTTTATACGAGAACATTTATAAAAATATTAAATACATACAGTCTGCTGAAGATTATTTGGGAAGATTTTATGGGGAATTTATGTCGTACTCTGGTGGAGATGGCCAATCTTTAGGCATTGTACTAACACCAAAGCACGTTACGGAGTTGTTTTGTGACTTGGTAGAATTAAAACCTTCGGACTCGATTTTAGACCCTTGCTGTGGAACAGCAGGTTTTTTAATCGCATCTATGCATAATATGTTACAAAAAACGGATAGTCCAGAAGAGCAAAAAAATATTAGGAAAAACCAGCTGCATGGTTTAGAACTCCAACCTTATATGTTTACTATTGCTACCACAAATATGATTTTGCGTGGTGATGGAAAAAGTAATCTTGAACAAGAAGATTTTTTGAAATTTAACTCGTCCTTATTACAGGAAAAAGGTTGTACAATTGGAATGATGAATCCACCTTACTCAATGGGGAGTAAAAACAATACGAATTTATACGAGATTAATTTTACTGAACATTTACTAAATTCTATCGTACAAGATGGTAAAGTAATTGTAATTGTACCTCAATCTTCTATGACAGGTAAAACTAAGGAAGAGCAGGCAATAAAAGAAAATATTTTAAAACATCACACTCTGGAAGGGGTGATTACACTAAATAAAAATACGTTCTATGGAGTAGGAACAAATCCCTGTATTGCAGTTTTTACTGCAGGTGTTCCACATTACAAAGACAAGAAAGTAAAGTTTATTAACTTTGAAAACGATGGATTTGAAGTTCAAAAACATAGAGGTCTTGTTGAGACCATCCACGCTAAAGACAAAAAACAGCATTTATTAGATGTATGGTTTAACCGCATTGAAGCCGAAACAAAATTTTGCGTAAAAACTACTATTGAGCCTGAAGATGAATGGTTACATTCGTTTTACTATTTCAATGATGAAATTCCTAATGCAGATGACTTTGAAAAGACCATTGCAAACTATCTAACATTTGAATTAAATATGGTTTTGCAAGGCAAACAATATTTGTTTGATAATTAA
- a CDS encoding T9SS type A sorting domain-containing protein: MKKLYIPLLFLPFVIYSQDVFWEKSYGGKHADYLFDAQPTADYGFILAGSSLSDKTGNKTDDNHGDVDYWLWKMDEKGDFEWQKSFGGTGFDLLQSVKSTRDGGFILAGTSSSENGFEKGEACKGLTDFWVIKLTAAGTQQWQRTLGGNAQDEVLCAFQTKDGGYIVGGSSASDLPLVSTTGTAPMEKGLATTKSDLYSKSEKSRGNMDYWVVKLDKKGDIQWQKTYGGQYADLLKGIEQTTDNGYILAGYSNSPISGDKTVNEKGQGDYWLIKINDTGEIQWQNTYGADGDDQPSVIHQTADEGYIVGGNSNSRNPLTPLGGIVSNGTDYWVLKLDKHGEVLWSKTYDFGKTDFLTSLVINDDKSYLIGGHAKTESKASLLTTVASKVGINKEKEGINDYIALKIDDKGEELWNKIIGSGGEDILRKLIETRDGGYLMAGTSNSTSSKDKNSNIGANDFWVVKLKDKTKAEKVKASIEAMPNPATTYTNVIIGHDFKKGTATLVDISGRTLQNFSISNRTVPVDLSKYSEGIYIINIKTDVKTESVKVIKSIN, from the coding sequence ATGAAAAAACTTTACATTCCACTGCTTTTTTTGCCCTTTGTTATTTACTCGCAGGACGTATTTTGGGAAAAGTCATATGGTGGAAAACATGCCGACTATCTTTTTGATGCCCAGCCCACAGCCGATTACGGTTTTATTCTCGCAGGGAGTTCTCTTTCTGATAAAACCGGAAACAAAACCGACGACAATCACGGTGATGTGGATTACTGGCTCTGGAAAATGGATGAAAAAGGGGATTTCGAGTGGCAGAAAAGCTTCGGAGGAACCGGATTTGATTTATTACAGAGTGTAAAGTCAACCCGTGACGGAGGGTTTATACTCGCAGGTACTTCCTCCTCGGAAAATGGATTTGAGAAAGGCGAAGCTTGCAAAGGCCTTACTGATTTTTGGGTTATCAAACTAACCGCTGCCGGTACCCAGCAGTGGCAAAGAACCCTTGGCGGCAATGCTCAGGATGAAGTATTGTGCGCCTTTCAAACCAAAGACGGAGGTTATATTGTGGGGGGCTCTTCAGCTTCCGACCTTCCTTTGGTTTCCACTACAGGAACTGCACCAATGGAAAAAGGGCTAGCCACCACCAAATCAGATTTGTATTCGAAATCTGAAAAAAGCCGTGGCAATATGGATTATTGGGTGGTAAAACTGGACAAAAAAGGAGATATTCAATGGCAGAAAACCTATGGCGGGCAATACGCTGATTTGTTAAAAGGAATCGAGCAGACCACCGATAATGGTTATATACTGGCCGGATATTCCAATTCACCTATTTCAGGAGATAAAACCGTAAATGAGAAAGGTCAGGGAGATTACTGGCTAATAAAAATAAATGATACCGGAGAAATTCAGTGGCAAAATACCTACGGAGCGGATGGAGATGATCAGCCTTCTGTGATTCATCAGACCGCTGATGAAGGTTATATTGTCGGTGGTAATTCCAACAGTCGAAATCCGTTAACACCCTTAGGAGGAATTGTAAGTAATGGGACTGATTACTGGGTGTTGAAATTAGACAAACACGGTGAAGTCCTTTGGAGTAAAACCTACGATTTTGGAAAAACAGATTTTTTAACTTCCCTGGTCATAAATGACGACAAAAGCTACTTAATAGGCGGTCATGCCAAAACCGAAAGCAAAGCATCTTTACTGACAACAGTGGCAAGCAAGGTAGGTATAAACAAAGAAAAAGAGGGGATTAATGATTACATAGCCCTGAAGATCGATGACAAAGGCGAAGAACTCTGGAACAAAATCATTGGAAGCGGCGGTGAAGATATTCTCAGAAAACTTATCGAAACCCGTGATGGCGGCTACTTAATGGCCGGTACATCTAATTCTACTTCCTCAAAAGATAAAAACTCAAATATTGGAGCCAATGATTTCTGGGTGGTCAAGTTAAAAGACAAAACCAAAGCAGAAAAAGTAAAAGCCAGCATCGAAGCCATGCCTAACCCCGCAACAACTTACACCAATGTCATTATAGGACATGATTTTAAAAAAGGAACGGCTACTCTGGTAGATATTTCGGGGCGTACACTGCAAAATTTCAGCATTTCAAACCGTACCGTACCGGTAGATCTAAGTAAATATTCCGAAGGAATCTACATCATCAATATTAAGACGGATGTAAAAACCGAATCCGTTAAAGTAATCAAATCCATTAACTAA
- a CDS encoding tyrosine-type recombinase/integrase — protein sequence MTKTIKNTAFQNLLSDFDSYVKVKNYKQGKGTMYQNAVLEFLIWLEESGITMIKSVTGKESVSYYEHLTSRPKHRGSGTLSGKTIKFHLFALGLFVFNLLENKQIEKAFYIPSYSGDSGSSRNALSVEEIKLLYQHCENDLQRALLSVAYGCGLRRSELVALNTRDVQLSKGMLIVRDGKGSKRREVPMSDMVAGHIKRYIAEERYEKLKGSNQIEDAFFIHDSGKRMNGEYLNDTLKKMTEQTSSYELIQKDITLHCLRHSIASHLMEKNAGIDFIRVFLGHSQINTTYIYAVKNKRRKPVTTF from the coding sequence ATGACAAAAACGATAAAAAATACAGCATTTCAGAATCTTCTGAGTGATTTTGACAGCTATGTAAAAGTGAAGAACTACAAGCAGGGAAAAGGCACAATGTACCAGAATGCTGTATTGGAGTTTCTTATCTGGCTGGAAGAATCTGGAATCACTATGATAAAAAGCGTTACAGGCAAAGAATCGGTAAGCTATTACGAGCATTTAACCAGCAGACCCAAACACAGAGGAAGCGGAACGCTCTCAGGAAAAACTATCAAATTCCATCTGTTTGCGTTAGGACTCTTTGTGTTCAACCTTTTGGAGAATAAGCAGATTGAAAAAGCTTTCTACATTCCAAGCTATTCAGGAGACAGCGGAAGTTCCAGAAACGCCCTGAGCGTTGAAGAAATAAAACTGCTCTACCAGCATTGCGAAAATGATTTACAACGGGCTTTATTATCAGTGGCATACGGTTGCGGACTTCGAAGGTCGGAATTGGTGGCTTTGAACACACGGGATGTTCAGCTCTCAAAAGGTATGCTCATTGTCCGAGACGGTAAAGGAAGCAAAAGACGTGAAGTTCCCATGAGTGATATGGTTGCAGGTCACATCAAAAGATACATAGCTGAGGAACGTTATGAGAAGCTGAAAGGCAGTAACCAGATTGAAGATGCATTTTTTATCCATGACAGCGGTAAAAGAATGAATGGCGAATATCTCAACGACACCTTAAAGAAAATGACGGAGCAGACCAGCAGTTATGAGCTAATCCAGAAAGACATCACGCTTCACTGCCTCAGACACAGCATTGCCAGCCATTTGATGGAAAAGAACGCAGGTATTGATTTTATACGTGTTTTTTTAGGTCACTCACAAATCAACACTACATACATCTATGCCGTTAAAAACAAAAGAAGAAAACCAGTTACAACCTTTTAA